The following is a genomic window from Pseudomonas lurida.
ACGGTGCGGTAGGCCCAGCCTTGCTGGCCGGCACGGGTCTGGATCAGGTAGTAGTCACGGCGGATATCCGCGCCGTCCCACCAGCCAGATTCGATGCGCTCCGGCCCCATGAGGATCTGTACGCCCTGCTCGGCCAGCAAGGTCGGCTCACTCAGCAGCCAGCCGGGGCGTTGCACCTTGTTCAGGCTCGGACATGGGTTTTTATCCGCGGCTGCTTGCCACGCGCATTCGGGACGGTGGTCGGCGTGAAAGCGCAGGCCCTGCACCGCCTCATCGCCCAGGCGCGCACGCAGGCGCTCACGCAATTGCTCCCAGGGCAACGTCTGTTGCGGGCGGTCGTCGAACAGGTCCTGGCGCTGCGGCACGAACACCGGCAGGTCCTGGGCCACCAGGCGAAAGCCGCGCACCGGCGAGGTGACTTGTACCTGCTCCAGGCGCCCCCGGGCCAGTTCAAACAGCATCGCCGGTTCGCGCTCGGCGCTGAGCAGCCCGACCTTGATCACACTGTCCGGCGCCTGGGCGTGTTCCAGATGCAGGTCGAAACGCTGCACGCCACTGTCTCGCCCGCAGAGGAAGGCGGACAGATCGCCGGTCAGGCGGCGCAGGGGGAACAACAACGCCTGGTGGGATTGCACGTCGAAATTCAGCTCGATGCGCACATCGAACCGGTCTGGCGGCTGATAAAACGCCAGGGCCAGCGGTCGCTGCCCGTTCAGTGCATCCAGGTGCTTGAGCAGGCTGGCATCAAAGCGTCGCGCCAACGTGTGCCGAGGCAACGCCTGTACCTGGGCCAGGGTGCGCAGGCCCATGCGCGACAAGGCCGTGGCGGCCTGTGGATCGAGGCCGGCACGGTCGATGGGCAGCGGCGCCAGGGCCTGCATCAACCTGTCATCCTGCACAGCCAGGCCATCGTAGATATTCGCCAGTACCCGTGCCGCTGCCGGGTTGGGCGCGGCAACGATACGGTGACGAAAACCCAGTTCGGTCAACGCCTTGCGCAGGCGCGCTTCGAACTGTGGCCACGGCCCGAATAGGCCCAGGCTTGACTCGATTTCGAACAGCAAGGCACGCGGGTAATACAGGCTGACCTGGGAGCTGAACTGGTAGGCCCAGGCGGCGAGGAATTGCTGGTGGCGTTCGATCTCGGCGGGGTCGTATTCGACACTGGCAAAGGTCTTGGCCAGGGCATGCGCCGCCGTCAGGGATTGGCCGGGGCGCAAGCCCAAGGCGCGGGCAGCGTCATTGACGGCCTGCAGCACACGCCGCTGTGGCGTGCCGGCCAGCAGCGCCAGGGGTTGATCCGGTTCGGGGTGCACACGCTGCACCCCGTCCAGCGCCAATTGCGGGAAGACAATACACACCCAGCGCATGGCAACCTCAATGCCCCGCCAGCGCAATCGGCGCCGGGTGGGCCAGACCGCCCCGGCACTTGAGCACCCGCACCTGCGCGGGTTTGGCCTCGACCGCCAGGCGCAAAGCCGCGGGCGAGGAATTGATCGCCTCGCTCAGGGCGCGCCAGGCGAACGCCAGGGTCTGCCCGGTTTCCGCCGCGACTTGCAGGCGCCGCAGCGCTCGGTCCTCAGCCTTGCGTGGCCAGCACAACACTGCGCCGCAACTGCCGGAACGCAGGCACTGCTCCGCCGCCCACAGGGCATCGCGCTCCTCGGCCTGGATCACCGAGAGCAGGCGTAAATCCACGCCAGCGTTCTGCCAGGCATGGGGGTAAGGCGTATAGGGCGGCGCCACCAACACAATGCGCTCCCCTGCCTTTGACAAGCGCGCCAGGGTTGGCAGCACCAGTTGCAACTCGCCGACGCCTTCCTTGGCCATGAGGATTTCACTCAAGGCCGCCTCCGGCCAGCCACCCGTGGGCAGCACTGCATCCAGCGCCGCCAGCCCGGTGGGATGCACGCTGGCCGGTGGCGCGGCAGGCCGGCCCTTCCAGACACGCCCGCCATTGAACAGCGTGTCCAGTGCAACGACGGCGCCCATCAACCTTGCCTCACCAAACCGCAGAACACGCCTTCGATGGCCAGGTCCTGGTCGGGGCCTACCACGATGGGTTGGTACGCGGGGTTACGCGGCAGCAGGCGCACACTGTCGCCGCTGCGCTCGAAACGCTTGATGGTCACTTCGCCGTCCAGGCGCGCCACCACAATCTGCCCATTCAAGGCCTCGGCACTGCGGCGAACACCGACCAGGTCGCCGTCGAGAATGCCATCTTCGATCATCGAGTCCCCCTGCACCCGCAACAGGTAGTCCGGGGTTTTCGCGAAGGTCGACGGGTCCAGTTGAAGGCGGCTGTGCACTTCGGCATCGGCACCGATGGGCAAGCCTGCAGCGACCCGCCCCAACACCGGCACATCCAGCCATTCCGGACGCGCCGGTTGATTGAGCAGGCGAATGCCCCGGGCCTGGTTGGGGTTGACCTCGATAAAACCGGCCTCAGTCAGCGCCAGCACATGCTTGCGCGCCACGCTGCGCGAGGCAAAGCCGAACGCCTCGGCGATCTCGGCGAGGCTGGGAGGCTGGCCTTGCTGCGCGATGCGGTCGCGGATAAAGGTCAGGATGGCGGTACGGCGGGGGGTTAGAGTCGTCATGGAGTACATTTGTACTCCTGTGGGAAATTTCTGACAATAGCCGCCAGTCGCGTGGGCGTGACAAGAGTCATCGAAACTTCCCACATAACGGTCGGAGAAGCTCTACTCCGCGCCCCTAAAAAGGTCTGCAAAGTCCTTCGCCTGAATACACAGTGCGAGGGATTGCAGATGGCGTTATTTGTTTGGGCCCCGGTTGATGGGGCTGCCTCATGTTCGAAGTGACCAGCCAAACCATCGGATTGTTGGTACTGGCCACCATGGATTCAACGACGCGGGACGTCGAATCCGTCATCAGCGACTTCAAGCGCTGCCTCAATCACTACGACGCCTGGGCCGAGAGCTTTTTCAGCTTTTCGGCGCTGGATATCGAGCAGGTATTCAAGGTCGGGGATGAAGTGGCACTGGTTGCTCCGATCGACCGTTCGCTGTTTCCCAGCACCACCACCGCAACCTGCCAGGCAGACGGCACGCTGACCCTGGTGCACATGTTCCAGAGTGCTCGATTCGTACCCATTGGCAATACGCCAGTGATGGTGCAACGCATTGATCCAAAGGGTGGCCCGCTTGGGGAGCCCCTCCATAGAACCATCGGGCCCAGCGGCATTCTCGAAATCAAGGAATGTGATCGCAACCAGCAGTACCGGGTCAGTTTCTACCCCAACGTTTCCAAAGCGCATTTCAAGGCGCTGTACACCTCTTACCAGTCGGTAATCGCACTGCTGGAAAGTTGGCTGCGCAACGAATGGGGCAGCACTTTCGAGCCGCTGTGGAAGAGTTACTCCGAAGCTAACGTCCTCAAGCGCTACCTTTCGCTGCATCAAGCCTACGCACGCGGGTTTGGTGAAGCGCTGTATTCGCTCTGGGATACCATCAAGCAGCTGTTCCAGTGGCTTTCGGACCCATGGGGTCATGCCGAAAAACTGCTGCATTACCTGTCCCAGGACGAATTTGAAAAGCTGCTGAAGCTCGGTGCTGAAAGCATCGCAAAGGGCTTGCTGGTGCTCAGCGATGAGCCGCTGCTGTTCATCTATCTGTCGGCAATGGTTAGCTGGATGCGCATGCTACCGCCGCCTTACATGAACGAGTTACTGGGGGAAATCAGCGCCGAAGTATTGATCAATTTGCTGCTGTGTCTCGCCACTGCCGGGATGGGGATGGCGGTGCGCATGAGTGCGAAGCTAATTAACGGCATCAAGTCTCAGCGTGCGCGCAGCGGGTTGGAGCACATGGGTGCACAGTTCGGAAAGTTTCGCGTGGATGATCACGCGGAGGTAGCCAAGCCGTTGTTGCTGGGCAGCGCAGCGACACCGATCCGGGTGATTCCAGATGTGCCTTTGAAGGTTGGGGATCAGGTGGTTTCCAACCCGGTGCCGCTGGTTCGGGACAAGGCCACGCAACGGACGGTGTTGGTGCGCCAGGAGCCTGTGGATGACGTGCCGTCTACTGCTCGCAATCCCAATGGGGATGCCGCTGCGTCGTCGGACAAAACCGCCACGAACGGTTGCCCGGTGTCGATGGTCACGGGCGAGGAACTGCTGACCCTGACCGATGGGACGCTGGACGGGATTTTGCCGTTTGAGTGGACACGCTTGTACCGCACCAGTGCAGTGGAAGTGGACTGCGGGTTGGGGTTTGGCTGGAGTCACTCGCTGGCGCATCGGCTTATGGTTGAGGGGGATTCGGTTGTATGGACCGATCATGAAAACCGCTCGACCACCCTGCCCTTGCCCACCGTTTCTCGGCCTGCAATCACCAATAGCCTGGCCGAAGCGGCGGTCTACCTGGGGACTGTGCCTGATGAACTGGTGCTGGCTCAGTCGTCACGTTTCTACCACTTTCGCGACGGTGTGCTGACAGCGATCAGCGATGCGTATGACAACCGGTTGCGCATTTGCCGGGATGTTCTGGGGCGCATTGAGCGCCTGGATAACGGTATCGGGCGCTCACTGTTTTTGCGCTATGCCTCGGGCCGGATCGTGGCGGTGGACTACCAGGTTCAACGCGTCGTGGATGAGGGTCCGTATGTGTGGGTGACGGAGCAGACCGTCGTTTCCTACGCCTATGACGACGCTGGACGACTGATTTCGGCGACCAATGCGGTCGGTGAAAGTGAGGTTTATCGGTACGACGCTCAGCACGTGATTCTTGAGCGTGGATTGGCCGGTGGGGCGAGTTTCTATTGGGAGTGGGAACGGTCTGGCAAGGCCGCGCGGTGTGTCCGGCATTGGGCGAGTTTCTCGCAGATGGATACGCGGTATGCCTGGGATGACAACGGGCAGGTCACGGTGTTTAACGCCGACGGCAGCCAGGAAGTCTACGTGCATGACCAGCGGGCGCGGCTGGTGCAGCGGGTGGATCCGGAGGGGGCCGAGCACTTCAAGTCCTACGATGACAAAGGCCGGCTGACGGTTGAGCAGGATCCTCTCGGTGCGATCACGGCGTATCAATACGACGAAGCCGGACACCTGGTGGCGTTGTTTCCGGGGGATGACGAGCCGACCACCTACGAGCATGACAACGGGTTCGTACGGGTTGTGCGGCGTGGTGAAGCCGTCTGGAAATACGAGCGGAATGACCAGGGCGACGTTACGCGTAGGACCGATCCTGACGGCAACGCTACTGACTACAGCTACAACAAATACGGGCAACTGGTTGGGGTTTGGTATCCAGACCATAGCTGTCAGCGACTGGTGTGGAATGAACGTGGGCAGTTGCTTGAGGAGCAGTTGCCCAATGGCGGCGTTAAGCGCTATCGCTATGACGATCTCGGCCGACAAGTTGCGCGTGAGGATGAGCATGGTGCGCTGACCCAACACCAGTGGGACAGCGTGGGTCGGTTGATCCGTGTAGTGCTACCGGGCGGTGCGTGCAGGGAATACAGCTACAACGCTTACGGAAAAATCACTTCCGAACGCGATGAACTGGGGAACGTCACCCGCTACGAATACGCCGACGGCCTGCACCTGATCAGCCGCCGCATCAACGCCGATGGCAGCCAGGTCAAGTACCGCTACGACAACGTGCGTTTATTGCTGACTGAAATCGAAAACGAGGTCGGCGAGACCTACCGGCTTCAGTACCACAGCAATGGTCTGATCCAGCAGGAAACCGGGTTTGACGGCCAGCGTACGGCTTACGTCTACGACCTCAACGGCAACCTGCAGGAAAAGACTGAAC
Proteins encoded in this region:
- a CDS encoding Y-family DNA polymerase is translated as MRWVCIVFPQLALDGVQRVHPEPDQPLALLAGTPQRRVLQAVNDAARALGLRPGQSLTAAHALAKTFASVEYDPAEIERHQQFLAAWAYQFSSQVSLYYPRALLFEIESSLGLFGPWPQFEARLRKALTELGFRHRIVAAPNPAAARVLANIYDGLAVQDDRLMQALAPLPIDRAGLDPQAATALSRMGLRTLAQVQALPRHTLARRFDASLLKHLDALNGQRPLALAFYQPPDRFDVRIELNFDVQSHQALLFPLRRLTGDLSAFLCGRDSGVQRFDLHLEHAQAPDSVIKVGLLSAEREPAMLFELARGRLEQVQVTSPVRGFRLVAQDLPVFVPQRQDLFDDRPQQTLPWEQLRERLRARLGDEAVQGLRFHADHRPECAWQAAADKNPCPSLNKVQRPGWLLSEPTLLAEQGVQILMGPERIESGWWDGADIRRDYYLIQTRAGQQGWAYRTVGQCDGLWLQGWFA
- the imuA gene encoding translesion DNA synthesis-associated protein ImuA — translated: MGAVVALDTLFNGGRVWKGRPAAPPASVHPTGLAALDAVLPTGGWPEAALSEILMAKEGVGELQLVLPTLARLSKAGERIVLVAPPYTPYPHAWQNAGVDLRLLSVIQAEERDALWAAEQCLRSGSCGAVLCWPRKAEDRALRRLQVAAETGQTLAFAWRALSEAINSSPAALRLAVEAKPAQVRVLKCRGGLAHPAPIALAGH
- the lexA gene encoding transcriptional repressor LexA; this encodes MYSMTTLTPRRTAILTFIRDRIAQQGQPPSLAEIAEAFGFASRSVARKHVLALTEAGFIEVNPNQARGIRLLNQPARPEWLDVPVLGRVAAGLPIGADAEVHSRLQLDPSTFAKTPDYLLRVQGDSMIEDGILDGDLVGVRRSAEALNGQIVVARLDGEVTIKRFERSGDSVRLLPRNPAYQPIVVGPDQDLAIEGVFCGLVRQG
- a CDS encoding RHS repeat-associated core domain-containing protein, with the protein product MFEVTSQTIGLLVLATMDSTTRDVESVISDFKRCLNHYDAWAESFFSFSALDIEQVFKVGDEVALVAPIDRSLFPSTTTATCQADGTLTLVHMFQSARFVPIGNTPVMVQRIDPKGGPLGEPLHRTIGPSGILEIKECDRNQQYRVSFYPNVSKAHFKALYTSYQSVIALLESWLRNEWGSTFEPLWKSYSEANVLKRYLSLHQAYARGFGEALYSLWDTIKQLFQWLSDPWGHAEKLLHYLSQDEFEKLLKLGAESIAKGLLVLSDEPLLFIYLSAMVSWMRMLPPPYMNELLGEISAEVLINLLLCLATAGMGMAVRMSAKLINGIKSQRARSGLEHMGAQFGKFRVDDHAEVAKPLLLGSAATPIRVIPDVPLKVGDQVVSNPVPLVRDKATQRTVLVRQEPVDDVPSTARNPNGDAAASSDKTATNGCPVSMVTGEELLTLTDGTLDGILPFEWTRLYRTSAVEVDCGLGFGWSHSLAHRLMVEGDSVVWTDHENRSTTLPLPTVSRPAITNSLAEAAVYLGTVPDELVLAQSSRFYHFRDGVLTAISDAYDNRLRICRDVLGRIERLDNGIGRSLFLRYASGRIVAVDYQVQRVVDEGPYVWVTEQTVVSYAYDDAGRLISATNAVGESEVYRYDAQHVILERGLAGGASFYWEWERSGKAARCVRHWASFSQMDTRYAWDDNGQVTVFNADGSQEVYVHDQRARLVQRVDPEGAEHFKSYDDKGRLTVEQDPLGAITAYQYDEAGHLVALFPGDDEPTTYEHDNGFVRVVRRGEAVWKYERNDQGDVTRRTDPDGNATDYSYNKYGQLVGVWYPDHSCQRLVWNERGQLLEEQLPNGGVKRYRYDDLGRQVAREDEHGALTQHQWDSVGRLIRVVLPGGACREYSYNAYGKITSERDELGNVTRYEYADGLHLISRRINADGSQVKYRYDNVRLLLTEIENEVGETYRLQYHSNGLIQQETGFDGQRTAYVYDLNGNLQEKTEHGDDGSRLVTRYERDPAGRLVGKTLPDGNKVDYAYDRQGNLLSVEDGHWALTYEYDVQNRLTAEHQGWGTLRYGYDACGHLHSLRLPDNNRLTFNHAKGGHLATVELNGETLTSHLYKAGQEHQRQQGQLISHYHYDDQQRLHAHAVTQQAYTLYQRQYDYDKSSNLTRLLDTRKGEHRYHYDPLSRLTRADHTQDEQERFGHDPAGNLLMQNRPGPDIVAGNRLMIQGDHHYDYDAYGNLIRERRGKGHTLVTEYRYDCQHRLIGTTQPNGQTASYRYDPFGRRISKTVDGITTEFFWQGDTLIAEHHANRHRSYLYEPNTFRPLALLKGFGPKETKAYHYQLDHLGTPQELTAPDGEIVWSAHYRAYGEISRHDIGKVDNPLRFQGQYFDQESGLHYNRHRYYNPDVGRYLTPDPLKLAGGINAYQYVPNPTGWVDPSGLSSCPGGDGCKPSTNAQNPTKSADHGEPALPQVIRAERQAKIDVLAESNAHRRLSELEASIPGAHFLEKHGAQTSLESQLERVKTARNPTTGEIETFDRGRRTGEPRPPSAATHFLSHRDQLNAIDRAILIFKLNGRSLASKPMHMGKIVGEGYKRDRMTYGKQTKAVVHLNTDGQPITVYSEFDK